The Rissa tridactyla isolate bRisTri1 chromosome 6, bRisTri1.patW.cur.20221130, whole genome shotgun sequence genome includes a region encoding these proteins:
- the LOC128911859 gene encoding uncharacterized protein LOC128911859 isoform X1, whose protein sequence is MERPTSVMCLRTCCVKDCKPLCFTENPSKLGQPQLSRNCSFSRRTMKQRRSNSITMCTLPIIPEYPGFQDIKSSRNYLETPSFNQLFQDLERGKSSSSQLNHFPGRASLVHCLGSSSKGHPMTSSGFHDKPLQEYFDERLMELRNYESKRSNRKTKVFADKNQNPFLARRASRRRSSCSAVAMVGHGQEGEESCSAANHDDKKGLERSDREETQSVPDLYKGDFLGLLTMYIAAPLEAFVQK, encoded by the exons ATGGAGAGACCCACCTCAGTGATGTGCCTGAGAACCTGCTGTGTAAAAGACTGTAAACCGCTCTGTTTCACTGAAAATCCATCCAAGCTGGGACAACCCCAGCTCTCCAGGAACTGCAGTTTCTCTCGTAGGACGATGAAACAAAGGCGGTCAAACAGTATTACCATGTGCACCTTGCCCATCATCCCAGAATATCCAGGCTTTCAGGACATTAAG TCATCAAGAAATTATTTGGAAACTCCATCTTTCAACCAACTTTTCCAGGACTTGGAAAGAGGAAAGAGCTCCTCCTCACAGCTGAATCATTTTCCGGGCAGAGCTTCCTTAGTCCATTGCTTGGGGAGCTCCTCGAAAGGCCACCCGATGACCAGCAGTGGCTTCCACGACAAACCATTGCAAGAGTATTTCGACGAGAGGCTGATGGAGCTCAGGAACTATGAAAGTAAGAGGTCTAATAGGAAGACAAAAGTATTTGCTGATAAGAACCAGAACCCCTTCCTCGCCCGCAGAGCCTCTCGGCGCAGAAGCAGCTGCAGCGCTGTGGCGATGGTCGGGCACGGCCAGGAGGGCGAGGAGTCCTGCAGCGCAGCAAACCACGACGACAAAAAGGGGCTCGAGCGTAGCGATCGAGAGGAAACCCAGAGCGTCCCAGACCTCTACAAGGGCGACTTCTTGGGCCTTTTGACAATGTACATCGCTGCTCCCCTAGAAGCATTTGTGCAAAAATAA
- the RGS10 gene encoding regulator of G-protein signaling 10 isoform X1 has translation MFNRAVSRLSRKRPPSEINDSEGHPSSSHQTLKGTSKWATSLENLLEDPEGVKRFREFLKKEFSEENVLFWLACEEFKKTQGKKQMQEKAKEIYMTFLSSKASSQVNVEGQSRLNETILETPHPLMFQKLQDQIFNLMKYDSYSRFLKSDIFLNHKKSEEQEENSPEAQTAAKRASRIYNT, from the exons AGATAAATGACAGCGAGGGTCATccaagcagcagccaccaaaCCTTGAAAGGAACCTCCAAATGGGCTACATCACTGGAGAACCTCCTCGAAGATCCAGAAGGAGTGAAACGATTTAGG gaatttttaaagaaagaatttagTGAAGAAAACGTTTTGTTCTGGCTGGCATGTGAAGAATTTaagaaaacacagggaaaaaaacag ATGCaagaaaaagctaaagaaattTACATGACTTTCCTGTCCAGTAAAGCTTCCTCCCAAGTCAACGTTGAAGGGCAGTCCCGTTTGAATGAGACCATTTTGGAGACACCTCACCCTCTCATGTTTCAGAAGCTCCAGGACCAG ATATTCAATCTCATGAAATACGACAGCTACAGCCGCTTCTTAAAGTCAGACATCTTCCTAAACCATAAGAAGTCGGAGGAGCAAGAGGAGAATTCACCAGAGGCTCAGACTGCAGCTAAAAGAGCATCAAGAATTTACAACACATGA
- the LOC128911859 gene encoding uncharacterized protein LOC128911859 isoform X2, whose product MERPTSVMCLRTCCVKDCKPLCFTENPSKLGQPQLSRNCSFSRRTMKQRRSNSITMCTLPIIPEYPGFQDIKDLERGKSSSSQLNHFPGRASLVHCLGSSSKGHPMTSSGFHDKPLQEYFDERLMELRNYESKRSNRKTKVFADKNQNPFLARRASRRRSSCSAVAMVGHGQEGEESCSAANHDDKKGLERSDREETQSVPDLYKGDFLGLLTMYIAAPLEAFVQK is encoded by the exons ATGGAGAGACCCACCTCAGTGATGTGCCTGAGAACCTGCTGTGTAAAAGACTGTAAACCGCTCTGTTTCACTGAAAATCCATCCAAGCTGGGACAACCCCAGCTCTCCAGGAACTGCAGTTTCTCTCGTAGGACGATGAAACAAAGGCGGTCAAACAGTATTACCATGTGCACCTTGCCCATCATCCCAGAATATCCAGGCTTTCAGGACATTAAG GACTTGGAAAGAGGAAAGAGCTCCTCCTCACAGCTGAATCATTTTCCGGGCAGAGCTTCCTTAGTCCATTGCTTGGGGAGCTCCTCGAAAGGCCACCCGATGACCAGCAGTGGCTTCCACGACAAACCATTGCAAGAGTATTTCGACGAGAGGCTGATGGAGCTCAGGAACTATGAAAGTAAGAGGTCTAATAGGAAGACAAAAGTATTTGCTGATAAGAACCAGAACCCCTTCCTCGCCCGCAGAGCCTCTCGGCGCAGAAGCAGCTGCAGCGCTGTGGCGATGGTCGGGCACGGCCAGGAGGGCGAGGAGTCCTGCAGCGCAGCAAACCACGACGACAAAAAGGGGCTCGAGCGTAGCGATCGAGAGGAAACCCAGAGCGTCCCAGACCTCTACAAGGGCGACTTCTTGGGCCTTTTGACAATGTACATCGCTGCTCCCCTAGAAGCATTTGTGCAAAAATAA
- the RGS10 gene encoding regulator of G-protein signaling 10 isoform X2: MEKINDSEGHPSSSHQTLKGTSKWATSLENLLEDPEGVKRFREFLKKEFSEENVLFWLACEEFKKTQGKKQMQEKAKEIYMTFLSSKASSQVNVEGQSRLNETILETPHPLMFQKLQDQIFNLMKYDSYSRFLKSDIFLNHKKSEEQEENSPEAQTAAKRASRIYNT, encoded by the exons AGATAAATGACAGCGAGGGTCATccaagcagcagccaccaaaCCTTGAAAGGAACCTCCAAATGGGCTACATCACTGGAGAACCTCCTCGAAGATCCAGAAGGAGTGAAACGATTTAGG gaatttttaaagaaagaatttagTGAAGAAAACGTTTTGTTCTGGCTGGCATGTGAAGAATTTaagaaaacacagggaaaaaaacag ATGCaagaaaaagctaaagaaattTACATGACTTTCCTGTCCAGTAAAGCTTCCTCCCAAGTCAACGTTGAAGGGCAGTCCCGTTTGAATGAGACCATTTTGGAGACACCTCACCCTCTCATGTTTCAGAAGCTCCAGGACCAG ATATTCAATCTCATGAAATACGACAGCTACAGCCGCTTCTTAAAGTCAGACATCTTCCTAAACCATAAGAAGTCGGAGGAGCAAGAGGAGAATTCACCAGAGGCTCAGACTGCAGCTAAAAGAGCATCAAGAATTTACAACACATGA